One genomic segment of Methylocystis sp. SC2 includes these proteins:
- the gspG gene encoding type II secretion system major pseudopilin GspG, which produces MQQKDLDRSARRRARVMRPARRRAGFTLVEMLVVLAIIGLVVGLVGPRVLNYLSESKVKTAQIQMENIGSALDLFYIDAGRYPTTEEGLTALVQRPAGVSSWSGPYLKSAGVPKDPWGHAYLYRSPGRDSPYDVGSLGPEGREGSAGAISRSVQAK; this is translated from the coding sequence ATGCAGCAGAAGGATTTGGATCGCTCTGCGAGGCGCCGCGCCCGAGTGATGCGCCCCGCAAGGCGCCGCGCCGGCTTCACGCTGGTCGAGATGCTGGTCGTGCTTGCGATCATCGGCTTGGTCGTTGGGCTCGTCGGTCCGCGAGTTCTGAATTATCTCTCTGAATCCAAAGTGAAGACGGCTCAAATTCAGATGGAGAATATCGGCAGCGCGCTCGATCTCTTTTATATCGACGCCGGACGGTATCCGACGACCGAGGAGGGACTCACTGCGCTGGTGCAGCGGCCCGCCGGCGTTTCCTCCTGGAGCGGTCCCTATCTTAAATCCGCGGGCGTTCCCAAAGATCCGTGGGGACACGCCTATCTTTATCGATCGCCCGGCAGGGACAGCCCCTACGATGTCGGGTCACTGGGTCCCGAAGGCCGCGAGGGCTCCGCAGGCGCGATCTCTCGCAGCGTGCAGGCCAAGTGA
- the gspD gene encoding type II secretion system secretin GspD: protein MAEWNVAPLKEGPRLRGDGARTSGVTLPSGGRGRAIVATGTGRLIGSGQAPAAASESAGEDGVTLNLVDLPIAQAAKIVIGDIVGADFVVDPKLDGKVTVHTANPVPKSTALDLFQSALRVSGASVVKAGQIYKVVPSDQAAVSGEVILGDSLPPQAAPLGETVRVVQLRFVSAAEMKHVLEPIAEHGSIVRADGARNTLTISGTAQDIGTLLDAIRMFDIDTMKGMSFALVPVRSGDADLLAEDLKNVFGSEREGPMGGMIRFIGNKRLSSILVISSQSEYISRARAWIEKLDARAEHSDKQFFTYRVQNRPAKEVATVLTSIFGAKGQTDSSVSPRLGQSSLSSGGLGGGAAGPLGALSASGPTGGGAGGGPTSPTGSGSSDSSPSGGGFGAGFGGATSSPSSISGLSVPGGPSNGAAGPTPAVSLDNDRYKIGVDDAKNALIVMAIPEDYRRIRRVIETLDVLPNQIYLEATIAEVRLNDTIRFGVRWFMQTNPHLFGYSNLPGATPAVNDVLGHNLIGASVGAVFPGFAYAVRASNQQITIDALNAITDTNIISTPSLTVLDNREAILQVGDQIPVQTLTSVSAIGNTFNSVNYTNTGVILKITPHISESGRVMLEIEQEVSNVDPLSDPNSTTPRIQQRRVKTQVVVNDNESLMLGGLVKNETGKNSSQIPIAGDVPLVGNLFKNHGDSIGKQELIIMLTPHVVRSLSEGREITEEYKRKLLDISSRAIGRPHDIEQSVRRTLLDPWSKSPWRADKEMR, encoded by the coding sequence TTCCGATCGCGCAAGCCGCGAAGATAGTGATCGGCGACATCGTTGGCGCCGACTTCGTGGTGGATCCCAAGCTCGATGGCAAGGTGACGGTCCATACAGCGAATCCCGTGCCTAAGAGCACGGCGCTCGATCTTTTCCAGTCAGCGCTGCGGGTGTCGGGCGCCTCCGTCGTCAAAGCTGGTCAAATCTATAAGGTTGTCCCGAGCGATCAGGCGGCCGTCTCGGGCGAAGTGATCTTGGGCGACTCGCTGCCGCCCCAGGCCGCGCCGTTAGGCGAAACCGTCAGGGTTGTCCAGCTGCGCTTTGTCTCAGCCGCCGAGATGAAGCACGTGCTGGAGCCGATTGCGGAGCATGGTTCCATTGTGCGCGCCGATGGCGCGCGCAACACGCTGACGATCAGCGGGACGGCGCAAGACATCGGAACGTTGCTCGACGCGATCCGCATGTTCGACATCGACACGATGAAAGGCATGTCCTTCGCCCTCGTTCCCGTCCGAAGCGGCGACGCCGATCTGCTGGCCGAGGATCTCAAGAATGTTTTCGGCTCGGAGCGTGAGGGCCCGATGGGCGGCATGATCCGTTTCATCGGCAACAAGCGTCTGTCGTCAATACTCGTGATATCGTCGCAGTCCGAATACATCTCCCGCGCACGCGCATGGATCGAGAAGCTCGACGCGCGCGCGGAACACAGCGACAAGCAGTTTTTCACCTACCGCGTTCAGAACCGCCCCGCCAAAGAGGTTGCGACGGTTCTGACATCGATCTTCGGCGCCAAGGGACAGACGGATTCGAGCGTTTCGCCGCGCCTCGGCCAGTCGTCGCTGTCGTCGGGCGGCCTGGGCGGCGGGGCGGCGGGCCCGCTCGGCGCGCTTTCCGCGTCCGGCCCGACCGGCGGCGGCGCAGGCGGCGGCCCCACATCTCCGACCGGCAGCGGCTCCAGCGACAGCAGCCCGTCGGGCGGCGGCTTCGGCGCGGGATTCGGCGGCGCCACGAGTTCGCCCAGCAGCATCAGCGGGCTCAGCGTGCCTGGCGGACCGAGCAACGGCGCGGCGGGTCCGACGCCGGCGGTCAGTCTCGACAACGACCGCTATAAGATCGGCGTCGACGACGCCAAGAACGCGCTGATCGTCATGGCGATTCCGGAGGACTATCGGCGGATCCGCCGCGTTATCGAAACGCTCGACGTGCTCCCGAACCAGATCTATCTCGAGGCCACTATCGCCGAAGTCCGACTGAACGACACCATTCGCTTCGGCGTTCGTTGGTTTATGCAAACGAATCCGCACCTTTTCGGCTACAGCAACCTCCCCGGGGCCACTCCAGCGGTGAACGACGTCCTCGGCCACAACTTGATTGGCGCGAGCGTAGGGGCCGTGTTTCCCGGCTTCGCTTACGCGGTCCGAGCATCCAATCAACAGATCACGATCGATGCGTTAAACGCGATCACTGACACGAACATTATTTCGACGCCGTCGCTGACGGTGCTCGACAACCGAGAAGCCATTCTGCAGGTGGGCGACCAGATCCCCGTGCAGACTTTGACCAGCGTGTCTGCGATAGGCAACACTTTCAACTCGGTCAATTACACCAACACCGGCGTCATTTTGAAAATCACGCCCCATATCAGCGAAAGCGGACGGGTGATGTTGGAGATCGAACAGGAAGTCTCCAACGTCGATCCCTTGTCAGACCCTAACAGCACAACGCCGCGAATTCAGCAGCGCAGGGTCAAAACTCAGGTCGTCGTCAATGACAATGAGTCGTTGATGCTCGGCGGACTGGTGAAGAACGAGACCGGCAAGAACTCTTCCCAGATCCCGATCGCCGGCGATGTTCCGCTGGTCGGCAATTTGTTCAAGAATCATGGCGACTCCATCGGCAAGCAGGAGCTGATCATCATGCTCACGCCCCATGTGGTGCGCTCGCTCAGCGAGGGTCGCGAGATCACTGAAGAATATAAGCGCAAGCTCCTCGACATATCGTCGCGCGCCATCGGACGCCCCCACGACATCGAACAATCGGTGCGGCGCACCCTGTTGGATCCCTGGTCGAAAAGTCCTTGGCGCGCGGACAAGGAGATGCGCTGA
- a CDS encoding type II secretion system protein GspK: MCPGSEAPRFANKRRAGFALLAVIWGTGLIAMLVVAFMNSGRLRLQVAFNIASATEANYLAESAINIATLTLLMRRDALPTSETVYDGAPKFCVLDQAVVALAVEAESGKIDLNAAPPELLQAAFLGLGLDERRAEEAASAIIAYRTSPTDAGVQMGSTSKGGKPLAAKEGVFETIMELDQVNGLDSALFSALLPLVTVHSKNSGVDSRSSPPALFAALSGFPVEAVGALASQPYPNNLNRTDPRFPANFNQPGDQSAFLIHAEVRLPTGQTIAKDAILDLRPPDGKQFAIREIRRGQSRYADRLRAIGAAKNVLVGEC, translated from the coding sequence GTGTGCCCAGGCAGCGAAGCGCCTCGCTTCGCCAACAAGCGACGCGCGGGGTTCGCGTTGCTTGCGGTGATCTGGGGCACGGGGCTGATCGCCATGCTCGTCGTCGCCTTTATGAATTCCGGGCGTTTGCGTTTGCAGGTCGCTTTCAATATCGCGAGCGCCACGGAGGCGAACTATCTTGCGGAAAGCGCGATCAATATCGCGACGCTCACGTTGCTCATGCGACGCGACGCCTTGCCTACGAGCGAGACGGTATACGACGGCGCGCCGAAATTTTGCGTATTGGATCAAGCCGTGGTGGCTTTGGCGGTGGAAGCCGAATCCGGCAAGATCGATTTGAACGCCGCGCCGCCTGAACTGTTGCAAGCGGCGTTTCTCGGCCTCGGCCTCGATGAACGCAGAGCCGAGGAAGCGGCGAGCGCGATCATCGCCTATCGGACGTCGCCGACCGATGCCGGCGTCCAGATGGGCTCAACGTCGAAGGGCGGTAAGCCCCTCGCCGCCAAGGAGGGGGTGTTCGAGACGATCATGGAGCTCGATCAGGTGAACGGCCTCGACTCCGCGCTCTTCAGCGCGCTTCTGCCTTTGGTCACAGTCCATTCAAAAAACTCGGGAGTCGACTCTCGTTCGAGCCCGCCAGCGCTCTTCGCCGCGCTTTCGGGATTTCCTGTCGAGGCGGTGGGAGCTCTTGCGTCGCAACCCTATCCCAATAATCTTAACCGGACGGATCCGCGCTTCCCGGCGAATTTCAATCAGCCAGGCGACCAGAGCGCCTTTCTCATTCACGCCGAAGTTCGCCTCCCAACCGGCCAGACGATCGCAAAAGACGCCATTCTCGATTTGCGGCCGCCCGACGGGAAGCAATTTGCGATTCGGGAAATCAGGCGCGGTCAATCTCGGTACGCCGATCGGCTGCGCGCGATCGGCGCCGCCAAGAACGTCCTTGTTGGGGAATGCTGA